The following are encoded together in the Rhizobium tumorigenes genome:
- a CDS encoding YciI-like protein, with protein sequence MLFAFLCKDKPDHLHVRIDTRPAHVEHLNKLNDEGTLKMAGPFLGPDEKPCGSLVIVEAASLTDAQALADADPYAKAGLFESVEVKPFNWVFNKPEA encoded by the coding sequence ATGCTTTTCGCTTTTCTCTGCAAGGACAAACCCGACCATCTGCACGTCCGCATAGACACCCGCCCGGCCCATGTCGAGCATCTGAACAAGCTGAATGACGAGGGCACTCTAAAGATGGCCGGTCCGTTTCTCGGACCGGATGAAAAGCCCTGCGGCAGCCTGGTGATCGTCGAAGCGGCGTCGCTCACCGATGCGCAGGCGCTGGCCGATGCCGACCCCTATGCCAAGGCCGGCCTGTTCGAGAGCGTCGAGGTCAAGCCGTTCAACTGGGTATTCAACAAGCCGGAGGCGTGA
- a CDS encoding class I SAM-dependent methyltransferase, which yields MKTEPEAFIRANTDVMAPPHVPQIRLHLASEAHDLWLKTEEELQEIGLPPPFWAFAWAGGQGLARFVLDNPDVVAGKRVVDFASGSGLVAIAAAHAGAAKVLAVDIDPWAETAVRLNAAENRVDIGFSGNDIVGLPLDADVLLAGDVFYDREFADRLVPWLSALTSRGIVVLVGDPGRAYLPKAGLAFQATYQVPVTRALEDSDIKKTTVWRFCAD from the coding sequence GTGAAGACCGAGCCGGAAGCGTTTATCCGCGCCAACACCGATGTGATGGCGCCGCCGCATGTGCCTCAGATCCGGCTGCATCTGGCGAGCGAAGCCCATGACCTCTGGCTGAAGACCGAAGAGGAACTGCAGGAGATCGGCCTACCGCCGCCGTTCTGGGCTTTCGCCTGGGCGGGAGGTCAGGGCCTGGCGCGTTTCGTACTCGATAACCCCGATGTCGTCGCCGGCAAGCGTGTGGTGGATTTTGCCAGTGGATCGGGGCTGGTGGCCATTGCCGCCGCACATGCGGGTGCTGCAAAGGTGCTGGCGGTGGATATCGATCCCTGGGCGGAAACGGCAGTGCGGCTGAATGCTGCTGAAAATCGCGTCGATATCGGTTTTTCCGGCAATGATATCGTCGGCCTTCCCCTCGACGCGGACGTGCTGCTCGCTGGCGACGTGTTCTACGATCGCGAATTTGCAGACCGGCTCGTCCCCTGGCTATCGGCACTGACCTCCCGGGGCATCGTCGTTCTCGTCGGCGATCCCGGGCGAGCCTACCTGCCGAAAGCGGGCCTTGCATTCCAGGCGACCTATCAAGTGCCGGTGACGCGCGCGCTCGAGGACAGTGACATCAAGAAGACGACCGTGTGGCGGTTCTGCGCAGACTGA
- a CDS encoding EVE domain-containing protein, with the protein MAHWLFKSEPKTWGWQAQKDAGEAGTEWTGVRNYLARNHMRAMKIGDKGFFYHSNEGLEIVGIIEVCALSHPDSSAKGDPKWDCVDIRAVCDMPEPVTLKDVKASEKLAKMSLVTSMRLSVQPVTDEEYLEVCRMGGLDNPPR; encoded by the coding sequence GTGGCTCACTGGCTGTTCAAATCCGAACCGAAGACCTGGGGCTGGCAGGCGCAGAAGGATGCGGGCGAGGCCGGCACCGAATGGACCGGCGTGCGCAACTATCTGGCGCGCAACCACATGCGGGCGATGAAGATCGGCGACAAGGGCTTTTTCTACCACTCGAACGAAGGGCTTGAGATCGTCGGTATCATAGAGGTCTGCGCCTTGTCGCATCCGGATTCCAGCGCCAAGGGCGATCCGAAGTGGGATTGCGTCGACATCCGCGCCGTCTGCGATATGCCGGAGCCGGTGACGCTGAAGGATGTCAAGGCGAGCGAGAAGCTGGCGAAAATGTCGCTGGTGACCTCTATGCGGCTGTCCGTGCAACCGGTCACCGACGAGGAATATCTGGAGGTCTGCCGGATGGGCGGCCTCGACAATCCGCCCCGCTGA
- a CDS encoding NAD(P)H-dependent glycerol-3-phosphate dehydrogenase: MSGTERIAVIGAGAFGTALASVIAQAGRNEVVLVGRDAALMARLAAERRHEAALPGIALPDGLNFSAEPDAVSHADIILFAMPSQAQADAARQYGQYLSKDAVVVTCAKGIDRVSGSLLTQMLERELPHHAIAVLSGPGFAADIAKGLPTAMAVAAGDMADAERLAQAISGRTFRLYASDDRIGVQLGGALKNVLAIACGIVEGRGIGDSARAALISRGLAEMSRFVGAQGGQAETVRGLSGLGDLVLTATSHQSRNLRFGIALGRGELRDPAQGALVEGALAASVAVRLAAELGISMPITEAVAAIIDGTLDISDAIEQLMTRPITTE; encoded by the coding sequence ATGAGTGGGACGGAGCGCATCGCCGTCATCGGCGCCGGCGCCTTCGGAACGGCGCTGGCCTCCGTCATTGCCCAGGCCGGGCGCAACGAGGTGGTGCTCGTCGGCCGCGATGCGGCGCTGATGGCCAGACTTGCCGCCGAGCGCCGGCACGAAGCGGCTTTGCCCGGTATTGCGCTTCCCGATGGGCTCAACTTTTCCGCCGAGCCGGATGCGGTCTCCCATGCCGATATAATCCTTTTCGCCATGCCGTCGCAGGCACAAGCGGATGCAGCCCGGCAGTATGGACAATACCTCTCGAAGGATGCCGTCGTCGTCACCTGTGCCAAGGGGATCGACCGGGTCTCCGGTTCGTTGCTGACGCAGATGCTGGAACGCGAATTGCCGCATCACGCCATCGCAGTGCTATCAGGTCCCGGCTTTGCCGCCGATATTGCCAAGGGGCTGCCGACGGCAATGGCTGTCGCCGCCGGGGACATGGCTGATGCCGAACGGTTGGCGCAGGCGATTTCGGGGCGGACGTTCAGGCTCTATGCTTCCGACGACCGGATCGGCGTGCAATTGGGCGGCGCGCTGAAGAACGTGCTGGCGATTGCCTGTGGCATCGTCGAAGGCCGTGGCATCGGCGATTCAGCCCGCGCCGCGCTGATCAGCAGGGGGCTGGCCGAGATGTCGCGCTTCGTCGGCGCGCAGGGCGGGCAGGCGGAGACGGTGCGTGGCCTCTCCGGCCTCGGCGATCTCGTCTTGACTGCGACCAGCCACCAGTCGCGCAACCTGCGCTTCGGCATCGCGCTTGGTCGCGGCGAGCTTCGGGATCCGGCGCAAGGGGCGCTGGTCGAAGGAGCGCTTGCCGCTTCCGTCGCGGTGCGGCTTGCCGCCGAACTCGGCATCTCCATGCCGATCACCGAAGCGGTCGCGGCCATTATTGATGGCACGCTCGATATTTCCGACGCCATCGAGCAGTTGATGACGCGGCCGATCACCACCGAATAG
- the tsaD gene encoding tRNA (adenosine(37)-N6)-threonylcarbamoyltransferase complex transferase subunit TsaD: protein MTPFLRILGIETSCDETAAAVVERRSDGQCSVLSDVVLSQMEEHSAYGGVVPEIAARAHVEALDTLIEEALKRANVSLADVDAIAATSGPGLIGGLLVGLMTAKAMARASGKPLYAINHLEGHALTARLTDGLAFPYLMLLVSGGHTQLILVRGVGVYERWGTTIDDALGEAFDKTAKLLGLPYPGGPAVEKAAKTGNADRFVFPRPLVGEVRLDFSFSGLKTAVRQAAMEIAPLSDRDIADICASFQKAISRTLKDRIGRGLQRFKTEFPQLSDRPALVVAGGVAANLELRRTLQELCDQQGFRFIAPPLHLCTDNAVMIAWAGLERMATGQPADDLSVAPRSRWPLDANAAALIGHGRRGAKS, encoded by the coding sequence ATGACGCCCTTTCTCCGCATTCTCGGCATCGAAACAAGCTGTGACGAAACCGCCGCTGCCGTTGTCGAACGCCGGTCGGACGGGCAGTGCTCTGTGTTGTCGGACGTCGTTCTCAGCCAGATGGAGGAACACAGTGCCTATGGCGGCGTGGTCCCCGAAATCGCGGCTCGCGCCCATGTCGAGGCGCTTGATACGCTCATCGAAGAAGCTTTGAAACGCGCCAATGTGTCGCTTGCCGACGTCGATGCGATTGCCGCGACGTCAGGTCCAGGGTTGATCGGTGGTCTTCTGGTCGGGCTGATGACGGCGAAGGCGATGGCGCGTGCCTCGGGCAAGCCGCTCTATGCCATCAACCACCTCGAAGGCCACGCGTTGACCGCGCGACTGACTGATGGGCTGGCCTTTCCCTACCTGATGCTGCTGGTCTCCGGCGGCCACACGCAATTGATCCTGGTGCGCGGCGTCGGCGTCTACGAGCGTTGGGGCACGACCATCGACGATGCGCTCGGCGAAGCCTTCGACAAGACGGCCAAGCTGCTGGGCCTGCCCTATCCCGGCGGTCCGGCGGTGGAAAAGGCGGCAAAGACCGGCAATGCCGACCGGTTCGTTTTCCCCAGGCCGCTGGTAGGTGAAGTGCGGCTCGATTTTTCATTCTCCGGTCTGAAGACCGCCGTGCGGCAGGCTGCAATGGAAATCGCGCCGCTTTCGGATCGGGATATCGCCGACATCTGTGCCTCTTTCCAGAAGGCCATTTCACGGACGCTGAAGGATCGCATCGGGCGCGGGCTGCAACGCTTCAAGACCGAGTTTCCGCAATTGTCGGATCGCCCGGCGCTGGTCGTAGCCGGCGGTGTCGCCGCCAATCTCGAATTGCGCCGGACCTTGCAGGAGCTATGCGACCAGCAGGGCTTCCGCTTCATCGCCCCGCCGCTGCATCTTTGCACCGACAATGCCGTGATGATCGCCTGGGCCGGCCTCGAGCGGATGGCGACTGGTCAGCCTGCAGACGATCTCTCGGTCGCGCCGCGCTCGCGCTGGCCGCTGGACGCCAATGCTGCGGCGCTGATCGGCCATGGCCGGCGGGGCGCGAAATCATGA